Below is a window of Nicotiana tabacum cultivar K326 chromosome 19, ASM71507v2, whole genome shotgun sequence DNA.
CTCTTGCACCCTCGTACAGACAATGATACAAGCGAACTCATTGCCCCTTTTGATAAATGGGACAATCCCGAATCACTTATATCAGAACCATCAATCAGTAAAGCCTTCAACTTAGAAAGATTGCTAATGGTTCGGAGGGCTTCATCCCCAATATTCCTACAGTCCCTCAAGTCAAGCACACTAAGATTTTCATTGGAAACCAATCGTGCAACACCATGGTTCGTCAAAAGATTACACCATCTTAAACTAACATGTGTCAAAGTAAGCGAAGTTGCAGCAATGTCGTGAAATACAAGATCAGTCAAGTGGGGCCCGTGATAGATCCTCAGCTTATATATTTTAGCACATGAATGCAAAATTGTTCTAAAACCAGTGTCTGTAACCTGACAAAAACCACCAAGATAAATACTTTCCATGTCTGAGCATCTATCAGCCATAAGAAGAATACCGAGATCATTAACTCGCTTGAAGTAAGCTGGAAAAATCTCTTGACTCCTCACCAATGACAGATGTTTCAATCTCCCATGCAGATTAATTTGTTGAATACCTGCATTGGTAAGATCAAACGCCAATCTTGGTTCCATAATTGGTGAGTCTCGAAGGTCCAAATGTGTCAAACAGTTGAGATTTGTAGTTATTGTGCTGACCATGGTGTCAGTAATATAATCCACTGAAAGACATAACTTCTGTATTCCTGGTAATATGGATGGCCGAATATGCTCAATTGACTGATAAGGTACCACAGGCGGGCTAAGCAATTCTGTCACCATTACTGAAGAAATATAACCCACTTCAAGGGATAACAGAGTTGCTGGGGCGATAGCCCACACACGAGCAAAATTATGCCGCAAAAACATTGAGACATCAAACATCAGGATCAGAGTCTACAAAGCAAAACAACATGCTCAGCGCAACCTGTATCAGTAAAAGCATAAAAGGAACTGCAATAAAGACTCAGATCTCCCAAATCTTCCATCCTAGCTGCAAGGAAGGTGGGTGGTAAACAAAGATCAATTGATGAAAATAAAGGTCTGTTCAGGGAACTTTTGCCATTTGCTTTCTCTGTGAGTATTTTAggctttcagtttttcatttatTGTTTTGAATTGGTAAATTTGCAGAGAACTATTTATAAACAGAAAGAATATCTTCACCACTCCTACTCAGAATGGACCTTATTGTTGCTCGGCAGTTTAGGAGAAATTAGAGGTTAAACGTATTCATGATGGAATCTCCTTTCTCTAAAAATGAAAGCCCGACTTTTCAAAATCAGTGGAGATCAAGCGCATTTAAGTGCATTTAACATGTGGTGCCTTAGAAGACCAAAGACGAGACCACAACACTACACTCAGTCCTTCAACTCAAAAGCCTTTCTCCAACTCCTACTTAAAAATCACTTCACTATAATCAAAACACAACCTGTGAACTGTACACATACACCATACCTAAAAGCAGGAGTAAAGAATACAACAACTACTATATGCCTCAATTCAAAGCAAGTTGGTGATTGGATATATGAATGAAGAAAACAATATCCAGCCAAGCTAAAGCACGGTAACAGCCTTTCTATTTCTTTAAAATAAAGGCACAACAGTAACCCTCTAAGTCACTTGATCCGGTAACTGGCAATCCCTCGTGACAGTTAAAAACAAGAGTTTTCACCATACTCTAGTCAGTTAAATTAGTAAGGTTCACTATGATCAAGGAGAATTGTCACTACCTGGTAAAAGAAGTATGTTGGTAATGATTGTCAATGCTTTTTTATTATTCTGGTTTCATCATTTTATAGGCTATATATGCCTGGACAATTTTATTAACTTGACCCACATCGTGTTAGCAGTAATCCTAAATGTAGTTACGTACGTGAGATGCTTAATTCCCTAAATACAGAGGAATAGTGAGCAATGAGAGAAGCGTAGAACAAAAGAATAACTCCTTACCAATAACACAATGACCTAGTTGACCTTTCCAATTTATATGTTGTGGAGTTATAAGGTAATTTTTCAACGCAATAAATGAGGCAGACTTCACAAGAAAGTCGGACCATATCTACCACTCTTCAATAAAAATGGTTGTGGGAAATCAAGGTACATCTAAATTATTACTCTCTGTTCCACTGCAatgactctcttttatttttggtcCACTCAAAAAGATTGACAAGTTTGACCTTCAAAACTCTTTAATTTTGACATTTCTATTTTATGGTGCTTTATGTGCAAATGTTTAGGCGAAGATGTGAACCACCTTCTCCTACATTGTCAGGTGGGAACTCATTATGTGGCGTGAGATTTTGAGATTGTTCAAGCTATAATGGACGATGCTCGGCACATGAAGGAGGCACTCCCAATTGGACATTTAGAAGAAGGAAGAGAAATCGGAGAACCTGGGATGCTGCCCCACGAGCACTCATGTGGGTCCTGTTAAAGGAGAGAAATAAGAGAGCTTTCAAAGGGATAAATAATGACTATGTATGTTTGCGGAAGAGCATCTCATtcctagtttttttttatatagaagATTGGGTTTCGTTTGTAGAGAATCATTTTATTGTAGATTCTCAACTTTGATATCCTACTTGTATACAGGAAATTTTCtcattaataaaattattaacCTTACTAAAAGAATCTTAATGATGCGCTCTTATAAAAGACCACAAGATTCTAAAAATACTTTTGGTATGTCATATATATTTAGCTTATGTATCAAAgtctttttcttaaacttcgtgttaATTCAAACACtataatataaaattaatcaGAGGAAGTAGTACAGATATATTCATCACCAGAAAAAAGTATGGATGACTGGCAGTCTCACTtgatcatttattgttatttgtttaattcaATGTGTTACTTTCTCTAAATTACAATATTACATATTGTCATTTGAACAAATTTAACAATACGCCTATAACTTCATTATACAAATAACTGGACCCATCTATTTAATTTATTCAGAAAACTTTTATGATTTATTCCcactctctctcaagaaaaagttaGGTCTGAAGTACGAAATGCTTCAGTCTTTCTTTAAAACCTGAAGAAAGAACGAAAAAGCAAAAGAAATCTCAAAATTCGAATGGTGAAACACTGGAATGATTCCTAACCCCCTCCCTTTTTTATCTAGCCAATTCTTATCATGAAATTGGATAAGGTATCTGCACCATTGGTTACGCTTAGCACAAACCACTGTGAAGTGAAAGAACTAAAACAGACTTGTAGCGACTCATCCAGGATCCACCCTAGCAAAAAGGCTATGATAGAAACCACGAAAAGGAAAGAACTCTGACGGGATATGTTCTATGAAAAAGCTAaatattgatattgcctacagctGCACCACTTTTAGTGCTATACTCTTTTTTGCTTGAGTTAAACTTTTTCCGCTTGTCAGATAGGCTGTTCACACAATATCTTAGCTAATGTTCTTCGATTTACAAAGATGCTGATTAACCTATTTATTATcctaataaattaaatattttttatgccaCAAGCCCATTTGTTATCCTAATAAATTAAATCTTTGTTATGCCACACTTTCAAGAAGCCTTACTTCCAGCTGAGTGCATCCGCCAAATAAGACCTCTAGATCAGATACATCAATTGATCTGCCTCTCTTCTCCGCCAAAGAACTCAGATAAAGAAACCtgaagataaaaataaaatgtaCTAACAAACAAGCTAATAATCAACTGAATAAAACATCCAAATGAattttctttattcttgtgaTTATACAAGCTCAAACTTTGGTTTCTACAGAGAAAAAGTTAAGAAAAGCTTTGGGACGAAGAGATAACCTGAGGTCTTTACAGTGCTGCCCAACCTGAGACAGAAGCCTTCCGCTGAAATGGGCGCACTTATGGAGGCAAAGCTCTTGTAAAGTCGGCTGAAGAAGATAATCAAGGGATGAATCATCAAGTCGCGTGCAATCCACCTTCAAGCTATGAAGGTAAGGATTGGGAGGTAGCAACGGCCTTAACAATTCAGCAGACGGAGCAATATCCTGATAAAAAGAAACTAATTTAGACAACAAGATCATGATAAGTCATGTACAAAAATATTACTCCAGAATAGACTTACAAGGAGATGGAAACTGGGAATGAAGCGAAGCATGTGCGAGGCACATGAATGAAAGGCCTTGCAAGTGCATGCCAGGGAACGGATAGAACCTATGTCCAGTTTTGTCATCACAGTGGCAAGTAGTGCTGAGGGAAGATGGTCCAGGCTCATCTGCCGCTGTGTGCCAGGGTCTGACGACCTTGCCATTTTTTTCTTCTTGGTTAGACCAGACTCCAAGCTAGCAACAAATTGAGTTGACGGGAGGATGAGATCTAAATTGTGGATAAGGCTTGAAACTGGAAAAATTGCCTGTTGCCCCAATCACCTTGTTGTTGTTGGCAATCGAAAGGGGACCTCAGATGCTCTTCTCGGCACAGGCAACATCTTTTTGTGTTTCTCTTCTGCTTTTTCAGTTGAAAGACAAAGCTATTAGGAAAATGCATAAAATGGAGGTTACATACTGTAACCTCCATTTAAGAGAAGCTTCTACCAAATTTCAAAGGAGCTAGAAACAGTCCAATTCTCCTCCAAATTTTGcaaatttacattttcttttagtTAAAGTATCAAACTTGAAAACAAGAAGACAATGTATTTGATTTTTAGAAATAGCTACTAACATTGAATCTAAACGTACAGAAGAGGAAAAGGGTAATGGGGAAATTTGAATCAAGCTAGTTCTTTTTCCTTAGAAAATTGTTATCAAATAGGAGCCCTAGTTATTAATGAAATTTCCCCAAAAGCAAAGTCAAATTAATTTCTTGCTTTTCTATTTATGTCAATCCCTTTTTCACAATAGTTTAGTACTAATTTGTATAAGCAGATTAGCTAATAAAATCTTATAACATAGCAAGGTCACAATgctaaattttcaacaaaaatcaactGAACCCTAATCTCTAAATACAAATTCTGCTCACAAGTTAAGAATCTCAAGTTATTTCACTTGGAAATACACATAGGAGTTACAGTCTGGTGGGGAAAAAAAGCCCGAAAGACAGGAAAAGAAAACGTACGACAAACTTTTTACCGGATAAAGATGTTGTGATAAGCTCACCGGAGAAGATGGACAGCGAAAATTCCCAGTCGCCGAAGGCCGAATCGTGTTGGGCGGAATTTAGCGGAGTTGGGCCGGTGGAATCGGAGAAGAGGGAGGCGATTCGCGCTATTTGACCTCTCTTGATGCTGCTGAATGGAAATGGagtgaattttatgtttatttttgtctttctttaGAATTAAACAAAAATTTGCGTTTAagagttttgtttttgtttttgatgCAGTGTGGCCGGGGCTCGATTATTCGACTTTATATTGGTCTTATATTAATTTGGATTCCAATGGGGTAATAAATtttagagaaggaaaaaaaattaaaatattttcatCACTCTAACTTAACATGATGTTAATAAAAGGTGAAAGTACCTAACCAGCTTTTTTAGCACTTTTTAACTTTTGAAAGTGCTTGTGAATCAAAAAAGGCTTAAAAAAGTTAAAATATGCTTTAAAAAAGGGACAACCAACAAGTTGGATAAACCCAACTTTTTCAAATTGACTTAAAAGCCATATTTGCTTTGACCAAGAATATTATATTCTTAACCCTTATAATTTTTCTTAATCTCGAAATTACCCTTCAGtagaaaaccctaaaacataCTATCTATTTCTTTTCTCTATTCTTGTTGCAACCTCtactttcttcttcctcttcttttgtaaATTTTCCCAGCTTCAACTCCAATTTTGAAAGCCTCTTCGGTCCACGTAAGTTTAATCTTCCTTTTGAATTTTAATTCCTGGTGTGTTTTCAAAGTTTTAGAATTATGAACAATATTAACAAGTCTTGGTATTAATTTGTACTTTCATGTCCCAAGAGATGGCTCGCTAAATGCTCAaggattttaattttgtttatgcACTTGCATTTGGGATCTGCTTCTTTTGCTAAATAGAAAATTACAATATGCTTGAACTAGGGTTTAGAAATGTGCTAAATAGAAAATTGATGACATCATAATCTCCACTCTTtacgaagaaagaataaaagcGTTTAGGATTACAATAAAGAAATAAGAATATATAAGATAAATTGAATTGTCATACTTGTCAAAAAGTTCATGATTGTAAATAAGTATTGTTCTTGCTGAAGCCGTTTAATGTGAGAGGTCGTTGTAATTCTGGAAGCCAGAGGATAACTTTTTGTACTGGAATAAGCTAGTTCAAAGTAGTACTATTTAACTTACACCTACATAAATATATAGTTGTATTTAAAAGAAACTTGACATGTATCACATTCCAGCTAAGTTTTGTAGTAGTACTATTTAACTTACACCTACATAAATATATAGTTGTATTTAAAAGAAACTTGACATGTATCACATTCCAGCTAAGTTTTGTGTTGCCTTC
It encodes the following:
- the LOC107812038 gene encoding F-box/LRR-repeat protein 10 translates to MARSSDPGTQRQMSLDHLPSALLATVMTKLDIGSIRSLACTCKAFHSCASHMLRFIPSFHLLDIAPSAELLRPLLPPNPYLHSLKVDCTRLDDSSLDYLLQPTLQELCLHKCAHFSGRLLSQVGQHCKDLRFLYLSSLAEKRGRSIDVSDLEVLFGGCTQLETLILMFDVSMFLRHNFARVWAIAPATLLSLEVGYISSVMVTELLSPPVVPYQSIEHIRPSILPGIQKLCLSVDYITDTMVSTITTNLNCLTHLDLRDSPIMEPRLAFDLTNAGIQQINLHGRLKHLSLVRSQEIFPAYFKRVNDLGILLMADRCSDMESIYLGGFCQVTDTGFRTILHSCAKIYKLRIYHGPHLTDLVFHDIAATSLTLTHVSLRWCNLLTNHGVARLVSNENLSVLDLRDCRNIGDEALRTISNLSKLKALLIDGSDISDSGLSHLSKGAMSSLVSLSVRGCKRLTDNCITFLFDESSNCELRELDLSNIPNLSDAGVLLLAKRRIPLFELRMRQCPLISDTSIMVLASMKVDEEGWYGSSLLLLDLYNCGGITQLSFQWLKKPYFPRLRWLGVSSYVSRDVLDALSRNRPFLHVAFHGEELGTTDQWDNSDNLYMHDYDEVDELEQWLDGENEGDDEDIQEAENIA